The bacterium genome includes a region encoding these proteins:
- a CDS encoding cupin domain-containing protein translates to MAYVFSWEDGEILQMDNVQESRGWRILVDEKNAGSRFMSMGNQDIPVGTSIPVHIHEKEEEILFFHEGEAELEIDGNIYPVKAGMSCFLPAKVPHGLKNTGDTPLKMLWFFAPAGYEKVFREMASQEMDHGEIEKHL, encoded by the coding sequence GTGGCCTATGTTTTTTCCTGGGAAGACGGTGAAATCCTGCAAATGGACAACGTTCAGGAATCCCGCGGCTGGCGGATTCTGGTGGACGAGAAGAACGCCGGCTCCCGTTTTATGAGCATGGGGAACCAGGACATCCCCGTGGGGACGAGCATTCCCGTCCACATCCACGAGAAGGAGGAGGAGATCCTCTTTTTCCACGAGGGCGAGGCCGAGCTCGAAATCGACGGAAATATCTATCCGGTGAAGGCGGGCATGTCCTGTTTTCTTCCCGCGAAGGTGCCCCACGGCCTCAAGAACACGGGAGATACGCCCTTGAAAATGCTGTGGTTTTTCGCTCCGGCGGGATACGAGAAGGTCTTCCGCGAGATGGCGTCACAGGAGATGGACCACGGCGAGATCGAGAAGCATTTGTAG